Part of the Propioniciclava sp. MC1595 genome is shown below.
CTCAAGCAGGAGCTGCGGCTCAAGGGTGTGGACGCCGAGGTCGTCGACGAGGCGCTGGCCGAGACGGCCGACGACGCCGACTACCAGGCCGCGAGTGCGCTGGCCCGGAAGAAGGTCAGGACGATGGGCGCCCTGGAGCCCCACGTCCGGTACCGACGCCTCGCCGGCGCCCTGGCCCGCCGAGGTTTTGCCCCCGGGCTGTGCCACCGGGTGGTGTCGGAGGTCACCGAGGGCGTGGACGATGAAGGCGACCGAGAACGTCCCTGACGCCGCAGCCTGGTCGACCTCGCCCGCGGTCCGAAGCAGTCGACGGGGCGTGGCTGGAGGCGCAGATGCGCGGTCGGTGAGGCCCGTTGCCGATTGTCAGAGCTTGGGTCTAGGCTCGGCGCACCACGCCCTGACGGGCCACCTTCGTAGGAGCTTCCCGATGCGCACACCTTCGTCCCGGATTACAGGGCGCCTGCTGTCCCTCGTCGTCAGCCTGGCCCTCGCCCTCACCGGAGCCATCGGGCTGGGCGCCGTCGTGGC
Proteins encoded:
- a CDS encoding regulatory protein RecX, which gives rise to MSEDFAREIALRLLEVRARSRAELAQAMAKKDVPAETIESVLDRFEEAGLVDDAQFAGLWVEGQQRRMKSTRALKQELRLKGVDAEVVDEALAETADDADYQAASALARKKVRTMGALEPHVRYRRLAGALARRGFAPGLCHRVVSEVTEGVDDEGDRERP